In Priestia megaterium NBRC 15308 = ATCC 14581, the following proteins share a genomic window:
- a CDS encoding sigma factor G inhibitor Gin, producing MEKQIKTCSVCHEQHTKGIEVFSSFICQHCEVEIVEVDSSHFRYQLLVNQLKRISGVFSY from the coding sequence ATGGAAAAACAAATTAAAACATGTTCCGTTTGTCATGAACAGCATACAAAGGGTATTGAGGTGTTTTCCAGCTTTATATGCCAACACTGCGAGGTAGAGATTGTAGAGGTGGATTCATCTCATTTTCGTTATCAATTGTTAGTAAATCAATTAAAGAGAATATCAGGAGTGTTTTCTTACTAA